A window from Malania oleifera isolate guangnan ecotype guangnan chromosome 7, ASM2987363v1, whole genome shotgun sequence encodes these proteins:
- the LOC131159280 gene encoding ribonuclease S-7-like, producing MLPAVYTTALVTLLVLSAPVSYCNGEKLMKLAISWPTSLCNTGTKCKNSPPNRFSVHGLWPLFKGTCGDNSVDWNTFPEATKTRMTTDWGSYSTKTNQQFWDHEWSSHGKCSGLSASDFFLLGLNLFDKVNLGARLTALGKFPNGQTVTKEDNFPGTISSLANNKLVILLCNKDKEGSVVQLYEIDICFDYDSANKDYADCPKPSSTLKSLCPESFRLTKAASIAAAIESAVPLLLPSQAE from the coding sequence ATGTTGCCTGCAGTGTACACTACAGCCTTGGTGACTCTCTTGGTTCTCTCCGCTCCAGTCTCCTACTGCAATGGGGAGAAGCTGATGAAACTAGCCATTTCCTGGCCGACCTCGCTGTGCAATACCGGCACCAAGTGCAAGAACAGCCCGCCGAACCGGTTCAGCGTCCACGGCCTCTGGCCTCTGTTCAAGGGCACCTGCGGAGACAACAGCGTCGACTGGAACACATTCCCAGAGGCCACCAAAACCAGGATGACCACAGACTGGGGCAGCTACAGCACCAAGACGAACCAGCAGTTCTGGGACCACGAGTGGAGCTCCCACGGCAAGTGCTCCGGGCTGTCCGCCAGCGACTTCTTTCTACTGGGACTCAATCTATTTGACAAGGTGAATCTGGGTGCGCGGCTGACCGCGCTGGGAAAGTTTCCCAATGGCCAGACGGTGACCAAGGAAGATAATTTTCCGGGAACCATTTCAAGTCTGGCGAACAACAAGCTGGTCATCCTGCTGTGCAACAAAGACAAGGAGGGGAGCGTGGTGCAGCTGTACGAGATCGATATCTGCTTCGACTATGATTCTGCAAACAAGGACTATGCGGATTGTCCGAAACCAAGCTCCACCTTGAAGTCTCTGTGCCCCGAAAGCTTCAGGCTGACGAAGGCCGCCAGTATTGCGGCTGCTATTGAGTCTGCCGTTCCTCTGCTTTTGCCTAGCCAAGCTGAGTGA